The nucleotide sequence ACATGAAGGCAGCCAAGAGAATTCTTCGCTATCTTAGAGGCACTCTTGAGTATGGCATGTTTTATTCAGTTTTAGATGAATTCAAATTAATGGGCTATTGTGATAGTGATTATGCTGGGGATATTGACGACAGAAAGAGTACTACtggctttgttttctttttaggAAATAATGCAATTTCTTGGTGTTCAAAAAAACAACCTATAGTCACTCTTTCAACTTGTGAAGCTGAATATGTTGCTGCCACTGCATGTGCATGTCATGCAATTTGGCTGAAGATACTACTGAAGGAACTTCATTTTGAGCAAGCTGAATCCACCAAGATCATGATAGACAATAAGTCAGCGATTGCCCTAGCAAAGAATCCAGTGTTTCACGACAGAAGCAAGCACATAGAAACAAAGTATCATTTCATTCGACAATGTATTGAGAACATGCATGTGGAGATTGAGTATGTGAAATCACTTGATCAAGTTGCTGACATTTTCACAAAACCTCTGAAATATGATACTTTTCAAAAGTTAAGGATTATGATTGGAGTCAGAAAATTATCAAGTTTAAGGGAGCTAAGGATGTTAAAAATAAACTTGATGGTTAGAATTCAAGAATGAATAGAAACCATAGTTTGAATAAATTATctatatttagttttaatttaaacCATTTGTTTATTAGAATGTATTAAATTTAAGTGTCAAAGAAATGTATAAATACGTATGTAATAATCATTTTAAAATAACAACACACAAATACATTCAATACATATATTCCTCTTTATTTTATATTCTTCCTGTGTGtgccttgttcttttattttccaATAGAATCATCATCGGTTGTTGGATGAGTTTGCGCAGAAGTAGAGCTAGTGCAGAACAAATATCTGCGACTATATGCTTTGGCCATGGAAATTGGTGTTCGCCAAATCACTGTCTCGGAGACAAATAGTGCCAACAAAGTAGCAATTCCAGTTATGAGGAACAGCCCTGAAAAGCTATGAAACGTGAGACTGCTCGGAGAAGACGACGAGGACGACGACGTTGTTGAAGAATCAGATTGGTATTGCCATCCATTATTCATAATCTTGCCAAAATATTTTGCCTTGATATTATCCATTTTGTCACTCTCACTCACTTCCAGAATCCCTCTTGAAAATGCAGTTGTAAGATTAGAGTTTCTTGCAAATGCCTGATCATGAGAAGCCACAAATTAGTACGAAGAGTGTTAGGGCAAGtaatttttgtaatttgtagctATTAAATAATcattaatgatgattttaatggtatgagatgtcatccaatgactcacttttctttgttagttacaTGCTGGTCAGAATTTAAAAAAGTTGTCACCGCCCAGACTTTTCCAATTAGTATTAGTAATAAGTATTATTAAGAatcatcagaatttattattttaggtCNNNNNNNNNNNNNNNNNNNNNNNNNNNNNNNNNNNNNNNNNNNNNNNNNNNNNNNNNNNNNNNNNNNNNNNNNNNNNNNNNNNNNNNNNNNNNNNNNNNNNNNNNNNNNNNNNNNNNTCAACTCaacttttttaatttaatttatttaatttaataatttaataacatattttatcctatatttttaaatattaataactaattaatgactaaaaataataaattctaacgGCTCTCTACCTCTAAAAAAAGATCACTAAAAGTTGAATACTGAAATGAAAGGTGATGGAGAAACTTACAAAACCAAAGCCAGCAGCTCGATAGGTTGGACCTGAGATCATGTAATTAGATCCATATTTTTGAAGGAAGAGTTTAAGGTAGGGAAGTTCATCGACTATAGCGGAAACGCCACCGCCACGGCTTCCATTCTTCAAAGCTTGGTGATATTGAGAAATGCTGCCAATAGCCTTGAGCTTGGAAGCGTTGAATTTCAACTTGTGTAGCAAGAGATCATAAACGAATGATCCAGTTTGGTATCCAACATAGTAATCCCCTGTGCGTAGATCATCCACGTTCAGAAAACTCGGTTGAAGCTGCTCCACCGTCATCATGGTCGTCAAGCTCGCCGTGTAGCTTTGCATCAGCACAAACGCCAATAGAAGCCACACCATCAACACAAACCTCGAGCACTTCTTCGCTACTCCCTCTCCTAACATACCAATAACAAATGGAAAAATATATGGAACCAAAAAGTAATCaaccaaaaaataaacaaaaccgtttaattagaatcactttttgaataatatgtttcAAAACTGCTCCTGGGATTACGGAGCACAAACTAAAACCCAATTTTTCATGGAGTCCAAACAtattttggctgatttttggctgatatgcttttggttccctagttgttctcataacaaattatatatatttttacctTAAACTGTTGATAGAAGAAGAAGGTAACATTAACATTACTTACTTTCAGGAAGAACGGCTTGAGAAATTGGAAACCATAAGAAGTAGATTGGGCTTAGTTGTTGCGAATTGGCTACCTCC is from Arachis ipaensis cultivar K30076 chromosome B01, Araip1.1, whole genome shotgun sequence and encodes:
- the LOC107641941 gene encoding glutamate receptor 2.8-like translates to MANNKSLSYLVAWLVIMFLVAPSTASMEETVKLRVGVPKKEGFPEFVNVILDEDEHKYNVTGYCMDVFNAVLTILPFKVSLQIEAYDVNESTGTYDALVQQIPQKYDVMVGDITILAKRSKFVDFTLPYTESGVQMVVAARQGREQSMWTFVKPFSWDLWLSIVVMSMFIGSVILIMERNKQEVANSQQLSPIYFLWFPISQAVLPEREGVAKKCSRFVLMVWLLLAFVLMQSYTASLTTMMTVEQLQPSFLNVDDLRTGDYYVGYQTGSFVYDLLLHKLKFNASKLKAIGSISQYHQALKNGSRGGGVSAIVDELPYLKLFLQKYGSNYMISGPTYRAAGFGFAFARNSNLTTAFSRGILEVSESDKMDNIKAKYFGKIMNNGWQYQSDSSTTSSSSSSSPSSLTFHSFSGLFLITGIATLLALFVSETVIWRTPISMAKAYSRRYLFCTSSTSAQTHPTTDDDSIGK